The sequence GCCGGTGACCTGCAGCGGCTTGCCGCCGGGGGAGAGCAGGTGCAGCAGCAGCGGCACGCGGCCGTCGGCGATGCGCGGGGTGTCGGCCAGGCCGAACAGCTCCTGCAGCTTCACCGCCAGCACAGGCGGCCGCGGGGTGACGCCATCGTCGTCCAGGATGTAATCGATGCGCCGGTCCATGCCCGAGGGCACCTCGATGCGTACCGGCGCGTGGCGGTCGACCAGCTGCCGCTTGTCCCACGGCAGCCGTGACTTCAGTGCCTCACCCAGTTCGTCCTCGCCAAGGGCATCGAGCCGGGTCTTGCCGGCGAAGGCCGGGCGCAGCCAGTCCTGCAGCGTGGCCAGCAGCGCGGCATCGGACAGGTCGGGCAGTTCCAGCTCCGGCATCCAGTGGCGCAGCGACATCGCCCGCCAGCGCCACTGGCGCAGGTTGTCGGTCCACGGCAGTGCATCCAGTCCCAGTTCGCGTACGGCCTCGGTCAGCGCGACGGCGGCCTGCGCCGGATCGACGCGGCCGGCAGGCCGGCTGTCGAGCACGATGCGGTCGAAGCTCGACTCGCGCCGCGCCACCAGGGCGCGCCTGTCCGCATCCCAGCGCACCACGTCCTGCTGCACGAAACGCTGCGGGAAGTCGGCGCGCAGGCGCGCCTCGTCCACCGGCGCCGCGCGCAGCAGCAGCGCATCACGGGCTTCGAAGCGCAGCTCGCTGGCGACCAGCCACGGCTCACCGCGCAGGTCGCTGCTCTCGAATAGCCGCGCGCTGCGGCCATTGGCCAGCAGGTAGCGCAGCGGATCGGTGGGATGTCGGCTGGCGATGCGGTCGGGGAAGGCGTGGGCAAGCAGGTCGCCCAGCTCGTGCGCGTCGATATCGGAGGGCGGTGCCACCTCGCAGCGCAACCGGCGTCGCCACTGCTTTGCCGCCGCGTCGATCGCCGCCAGCGCGCCACGGCTGGCGTCGTGCGGCACGCGGCCCGCGCGGAATGCCGCCAGCGCCCGCCAGCGTGCGGCCAGAGCATCGCCGCCCTGGCGCAGCGGGTCGCGTGCTTCGACCAGTGCGGCCAGATCAGCCGCCAATGCCTGTCCACGCGGATCCGGCGCGGCCAGCAGCATTGCCGCCAGCCGCGGATGGGTGCCGAGGCCGGCCATGCGCCGGCCCGCCGGCGTGATCGCCGCCTGCGCATCCAGCGCGCCAAGACGCTGCAGCAGTTCGCGCGCGGCGGCCATCGCGCCGGCCGGCGGCGGATCGACGAAACGCAGTTCCTCGCTGCCCCAGGCCGCCAGTTCCAGCGCCAGCGAGGCCAGCTCGACCTGCGAGATCCCGGCGCGGCGCTGCGATTCCAGGCGCTGCGACTGCGGCCACAGCCGCCATGCCCAGCCCTCGGCAACGCGGCCGGCGCGGCCCGCGCGCTGGTCGGCCGAGGCCTGCGAGATCGGCACCACGTCCAGCCGCGAGAAACCGCTGTTGGGGTCGTAGCGCGGCTCGCGGGCCAGCCCGGCATCGATCACCACGCGCACGCCGGGCAGGGTGACCGAGGATTCGGCCACGTTGGTGGCCAGCACCACGCGGCGACGGCCGTCGGGATCGGGCTGCAATACCCGCGACTGCTGCTCCACCGGCAGCTCGCCGTGCAGTGGCAGCGCGGCCACGTCGCCTGCGAGCACCGGCTCCAGCGCGGCCTGCACGCGGCTGATCTCGCGCTGGCCGGGCAGGAACACCAGCACGTCGCCGGGATGTCCGGCCAGCGCCTGCTCGATCGCGCGCCGCGCCTGCGCTTCCAGCGCCTCGTCGCGGCGCGCCGGAAAGTGGCTGATCTGGACGGGATAACTGCGGCCTTCGCTGGACAGGCGCGGCGCATCCAGCCAGCGCGCAAGCCGCTCGCCGTCGAGCGTGGCCGACATCACCACGATGCGCAGGTCCTCGCGCAGGCCGCCCTGCACGTCCAGCGCCAGCGCAAGGCCGAGGTCGGCGGAGAGGTGGCGCTCGTGGAACTCGTCGAACAGGATCGCGCCCACGCCGTCCAGCAGCGGGTCGTCCTGCAGCAGGCGGGTGAGGATTCCCTCGGTGACCACTTCCACGCGGGTGGAAGGGCCGACCCTGTTCTCGAAGCGGATGCGGTAGCCGACCGTGTCGCCCACCTGTTCGCCCAGCTGGCGCGCCATGAACTGCGCGGCGCTGCGCGCGGCGACACGGCGCGGCTCCAGCATCAGGATCTTCTGGCCCGCCAGCCACGGCGCATCAAGCAGGGCCAGCGGCACCTGGGTGGTCTTGCCGGCGCCGGGCGGGGCTTCCAGCACCAGGCGCGGATGCTTGGCCAGGCTGTCGACGATGGCCGGCAGCAGGGCATTGATCGGGAAATCAGCGGTCTTCATGGGCGCGCAAAGGATACGCGGGCCCGGCTGTTTCCCGCTGGCGGTCAGCGCGCCGGGATGGCACCAGCCCGCTGGATCTGCTCGCAGCTGGCAAACAGCCGCGCCGGATCGAAGGCCTCCGCCGCCTGGCTTTCCGGCAGCAGGGCGGCGCCGTGGTCGCGGCGCCAGTACTCGTAGGCGTCGGTAAGCAGGCCCGGGTCGTGGATGCGGAACACGCCTTCGGCCTGCAGCTGGTGCAGCAGCCGGTAGGTGGCATCGAAGGCCTCCACGCCGCCCTGCTGGAACAGCAGGCGGCCGCCACCAAAGCGCCGGTGCAGCCAGCCCTGGGCCGACACCGTGGTCAGCAGGGCGGTGGCGACGTAACGCTCGGTCTGCGGGTTCTCCGGCGGTGCCGAAGGGTTGGCGCAGGCGCGGGACTGACGGTAGGCGGCGACGGCCCGGTCCACGGTGGCCGGATCCGGTTGCCACTGCGCACGGTTGGCCAGCAGGTAATCGCGGATCGCCGGGTAGAGCACCTGCTCGCGCAGCGTCTCGCCAGGCGCATCACCGAGGGCGGAACGGGTGACCGCGGTGCCGCGGTACTCGGCCACCACCGTGTCGTCGGCGTGGGCGAGGGAGGGCAGCAGGAACGACAGCAGGCACAGCGCGATGGCTTTCATGCAGGTGGCTCCGGTGGCGGCGGCAACATCGCATGGCCCGCGCGCGGGGACAAGCACGCCGGAAGGGTTCCGGCACGCCCCGCTAGAATGGGCGCCCCCACGTATCCGGCCGTCCTGGCATGCAACTGATCGACATCGGCGCCAACCTGACCCACGAATCCTTCGAGCGCGACCTCGATGCCGTGCTCGAGCGCGCGCGCGCCGCCGGGGTGGTGCAGATGGTGGTCACCGGCGCCGATCGCGCGCACAGCCCGCGGGCGCTGGAACTTGCCCGTCGCCATCCCGGCTTCCTGTACGCCACCGCCGGCGTGCATCCGCACCACGCGGTCGAATACACCGACGAATGCGATGCCGAGATGCGCGCGCTGCAGGAGCATCCCGAGGTCGTGGCCGTGGGCGAGTGCGGGCTGGACTACAACCGCGACTTCTCGCCGCGTCCGGCGCAGCGCCGTGCCTTCGAGCGCCAGCTGCAGATTGCCGCCGACCTGCACGCCGCCGGCCGCAGCAAGCCGCTGTTCCTGCACCAGCGCGACGCCCACGACGACTTCCTGTCGATGATGAGGAACTTCGACGGTCAGCATGGGCCGGCAGTGGTGCACTGCTTCACCGCCGAGCGTCGCGAGCTGTTCGACTACCTGGACCGCGACTGGTACATCGGCATCACCGGCTGGCTGTGCGACGAGCGCCGCGGCGCCCATCTGCGCGAGCTGGTCAGGCACATCCCGCACGAGCGGCTGATGATCGAGACCGACAGCCCCTACCTGCTGCCTCGCACGCTCAGGCCGATGCCCAAGGACCGCCGCAACGAGCCGGCGTTCCTGGCCCACATCGTCGAGGAACTGGCCCGCGACCGCGGCGAGGACGTAACCCTCACCGCTGCGCGCGCCACCGCCACCACCCGCACGTTCTTCGGCCTGCCCGGCTGATCGCGACGATCGCGCCGGGCGGCTGGCCTCAACCGCGACGCACCAGCTCGACGCGGCGGTTTCGCGCGCGGCCTTGCTCGCTGTCGTTGCCGGCCACCGGGCGCTCGGCACCGTAACCGGCGGCCACCAGCCGCGCCGCATCGATGCCCCCGGCAGTGAGTGCGGCCACCACAGACTGCGCACGCTGCTGCGACAGTTCGCGGTTGCGCGCGGCCTGGCCGGTGTCGTCGGTGTGGCCCTCGACCGAGAGCTTCAGCGACGGGTTGTCGCGCAGCAGCGCCAGCACCTGCTCGAGCTGCGGCCGCGAGGCCGGCAGGATGTCGGCCTTGTCCACCGCGAAGTTGACTTCGATCGCGACGCGGCCATCGGCATCGAGCTGGCGCTTGAGCGCGTCGGCCGGCAGCAGCGCAGCGGTCTGCACCAGTTCCTTGCGTTCCACCACCACCCAGCCGGCGCTGCCGTACTCCAGGCGGGCATGCACCCATACCTGGTGCCCGTCCGGGCGATCGAAACGGTAGACGAGCGAGTCGTAGTCCTGCCAGACGAAGCTGGTGCCGTCGCTGTACGGGCCCTTGAAGTTGGAGTCGTAACGCTCGGAGGCTTCCTTCGGGATGCGGCCCTCGAACACCAGCACGCCGCCGGCCTCGTCCATCATAGACTGCAGGTTGCGGCGGACCTCGTGCATCGAGAAGCCCCGCTCACCCTTGGTTACCTGGCCGGCCCAGGTGCGGCCCTCGACTTCCTCGAAATCGCTGCCGGTCCAGAACGGATACATGTCGAAGTCACGCTGCTTCGG is a genomic window of Stenotrophomonas sp. Marseille-Q4652 containing:
- a CDS encoding TatD family hydrolase is translated as MQLIDIGANLTHESFERDLDAVLERARAAGVVQMVVTGADRAHSPRALELARRHPGFLYATAGVHPHHAVEYTDECDAEMRALQEHPEVVAVGECGLDYNRDFSPRPAQRRAFERQLQIAADLHAAGRSKPLFLHQRDAHDDFLSMMRNFDGQHGPAVVHCFTAERRELFDYLDRDWYIGITGWLCDERRGAHLRELVRHIPHERLMIETDSPYLLPRTLRPMPKDRRNEPAFLAHIVEELARDRGEDVTLTAARATATTRTFFGLPG
- a CDS encoding OmpA family protein — its product is MRKTMMVGTLAMLLSACGGKQETATDAVGSTDATTAAATDEAAATETPAAQSSLDKDAVHDRDGNPVPLLPFDINSVEASTAAIGELPFFSMPEGYAPVNRPHVRSHARFPFRLGDGLHWVEGASWSAKVGVSSELRREKEFSARELRRNLETVLQQAGARQVFDGPLQRGFYYGPQLEEEIGGGFIDAVNMDTGAQTTVHVIRQADRNIWVQLSTTGHDAGLVVVEERPFTATAKLLTEFPYLAMPEGYDQGNRPKQRDFDMYPFWTGSDFEEVEGRTWAGQVTKGERGFSMHEVRRNLQSMMDEAGGVLVFEGRIPKEASERYDSNFKGPYSDGTSFVWQDYDSLVYRFDRPDGHQVWVHARLEYGSAGWVVVERKELVQTAALLPADALKRQLDADGRVAIEVNFAVDKADILPASRPQLEQVLALLRDNPSLKLSVEGHTDDTGQAARNRELSQQRAQSVVAALTAGGIDAARLVAAGYGAERPVAGNDSEQGRARNRRVELVRRG
- the hrpB gene encoding ATP-dependent helicase HrpB encodes the protein MKTADFPINALLPAIVDSLAKHPRLVLEAPPGAGKTTQVPLALLDAPWLAGQKILMLEPRRVAARSAAQFMARQLGEQVGDTVGYRIRFENRVGPSTRVEVVTEGILTRLLQDDPLLDGVGAILFDEFHERHLSADLGLALALDVQGGLREDLRIVVMSATLDGERLARWLDAPRLSSEGRSYPVQISHFPARRDEALEAQARRAIEQALAGHPGDVLVFLPGQREISRVQAALEPVLAGDVAALPLHGELPVEQQSRVLQPDPDGRRRVVLATNVAESSVTLPGVRVVIDAGLAREPRYDPNSGFSRLDVVPISQASADQRAGRAGRVAEGWAWRLWPQSQRLESQRRAGISQVELASLALELAAWGSEELRFVDPPPAGAMAAARELLQRLGALDAQAAITPAGRRMAGLGTHPRLAAMLLAAPDPRGQALAADLAALVEARDPLRQGGDALAARWRALAAFRAGRVPHDASRGALAAIDAAAKQWRRRLRCEVAPPSDIDAHELGDLLAHAFPDRIASRHPTDPLRYLLANGRSARLFESSDLRGEPWLVASELRFEARDALLLRAAPVDEARLRADFPQRFVQQDVVRWDADRRALVARRESSFDRIVLDSRPAGRVDPAQAAVALTEAVRELGLDALPWTDNLRQWRWRAMSLRHWMPELELPDLSDAALLATLQDWLRPAFAGKTRLDALGEDELGEALKSRLPWDKRQLVDRHAPVRIEVPSGMDRRIDYILDDDGVTPRPPVLAVKLQELFGLADTPRIADGRVPLLLHLLSPGGKPLQVTGDLRNFWQNTYAEVKKEMKGRYPRHPWPDDPWSATATHRAKPRGT